The nucleotide sequence TTGATAGACACATTGACAGTCTTTTATTTGATCAGATATTGCCAGCAAGTCTTGAACGAGACTGTTAGGACTGCAAAGTTGACACCCATTGCCGCCCGACTTCAGGAGTTGGATGGAAAAGTTGATGAGCATGTCATTCCCAAAGAGGTATGGTAGTTTCTTCATGTCCACGCCCAAGACTTGAGGGACAAAATGCAATGTAATATCTTATATATCATATTTCAGAGCCTTGTAATATACGCTTTGGGCGTTGTACTGCAAGATTCCAACACCTGGAGAGAAGCAAacaggtatttttttcccatttgtgtCTTACTTAGATGACTGATATGGAGTATGTTTGTCTCTAGGACTTTTATATAGTTGTGTATTCTTTTAAAACGCTTTTTGACAAATTCTCAGGTTTGACCCGGATCGATTTGACGACGAGTCGATCAGAAACTGTTTCTGTCTGCTCGGTTTCTCTGGGAATCAGACTTGTCCAGAGCTAAGGTAACAGTCCTTAAGCACACATTAAAACAtattaactttatttatttattttttaattatctatTTGCCTGTTAGATTTGCATACACAGTAGCTACTGTACTGCTCAGCACATTGGTACGGAAGTTGAGGCTTCATCGTTTGGAAGGTCAAGTCCTGGAGGTCAGATCAGAACTGGTTTCAGCACCAAAAGATGAAACTTGGATCACCATCAGCAGTCGAAGCTCGTCTTAATTTATTCAacttcatttcatatttttgccatacaccagagctgccaacttctccggaatttcaggagtttactcCGGACAAGTAACCCAAACTCCAGGACTtctgacaacctccctaaagTCTGGAAATCCCAAAAATTTGTCACCTACATTTTTTGTTagcaaccatttcagaaaaggaccagatttccaatttaaataccTTAAATATCAAATAATGGAAGTGTAACTTGAAGTCctaatttcaaatgtttttttttaagttttaactCAGTGACAACCCTTGATATAGACGCCCAATCCAACAGTTTGAAATGTAATACCATGTGCTTAGAAATGTATTTCACCAACTTTATAATTGTGAAGTTCTGAAACGACCGATCACTGCCATCTCTTGAATGTCTCACCATCAATgcattgaaacatgatcactaGCCTCTGTCTTAGTTGAAATGTATGATGACTATAAATTTAAACAATGAGTCAAAGGCAACGCATATAATCCATAATGTATAAGTATATTACAATGTGTAAGTGAATGGTTTTCACATTGCATCatcattttggattattttgataTAGGTTcctataaattaaaataataaaataatagttCTGCACCATTTCGCACgttttgtttatttcagtgTGTTGTCAGATTTTCACTCATAAGCAGGCCTTTATAATATAAGAAGGTCAAGCAAGATACgaaatccaaatattacttaCTACATACAGTTTgagacaagggtgtcagactcggattggttcgccggccgctttaacgtcaactcgatttcacgtgagccggaccattttagatataatatttcgattttttttaaataaattgattaaatgaactggattaaaggccctaaatattcagttttttatagatctaaaacaatgttatactttaagattttacaaaatgattttttaactaaaaacaaagaaaatatgtattaaaaaatagcaattatcgatttaaaaggggcacaatcaggaaatgtaatatacatttatactcttcattttaatttgatcctaaaacagaaagtcaggactcatggtttacttttccgggccacacaaaatgatgcggcgggccaaatctggcccccgggccgccactttgacacacatggttTAAGAGAATCGTTAGGGTATCATTTTGTTATTTAACGCTAGAGGGAGCCAATATACTCTTTGTGCTGTACTTCCCCACCGATAATCTCAATCAGTGCTCTGATATTTCCACCACCCGTCAACCGGGGATCCCTACAGTACCGCACACAACCGTGGCGGCGCCAGTGAGCCCACGCTGCCTCACTAAAGATGTGAAAATGGCGGAGCTACAAATGCTTTTGGAAGAAGAAATTCCAGCAGGTCGAAGCGCTCTATTGGATAGTTTCACTAATTTGGAAAGAGTCGCCGAGTATTGTGAGAGCAACTATGTCCAGGTAAGCATGTTTCAATGTAGGATTTCTCGCCTGCTTTTGGCACGCAGCTCGCAGTAGCTGTTGCTAGTTTTTTTCGACGGGATGCGGCGTGTTAGCCAAGCGTAGATGAAAGGCAACAACATCGCGCGTTAATGATCAActcgcatgtttttttttctaatgtccCGATCTGTGATTAATGAAGAAAGTCTCGAAATATTTGTCATTCTCGCATATCAAACACGTATGTGTGACTTTTCCGAATGCTGTGGGCGGTCGCCGTAGCCTGATAGCTCGCAGCTGTCCATCAGACACAAACGTTTTGGATGGTGTTAAACATCGATTTCTTTGGCCTCCGATTCATCAgcgaattgttttgatttaggatGTAAAGCCAGATTAATCTCAGATCATGGTTGCGCGAAACACATCTTTAAAACGGAACCAGTCGTCTGATTCATGATCTCGTGGTGGACGAATAGGGCGACTCATCGGATTTTAACcgttcatttctacattttcatttcaatccAGGCCGATTATTATATGATGTCACGTCatgggatatttttttcatttatgaaATGGTATTTAACCCTCTCACGCCGTCTGTTGTTATTGATGTCCGGCAGGTGTAGTCTAACGCACGATTTTACAATTAATCGTGTAGTAAAAGAGGCGTGCCGTTTCAGTGGTGAGTGGTTGCTAGTGCACTGTTAGAGTGGAAATGCTTTGATTTGTCTTATTTCCATTCTGGAAGAACAAGTCTGACTGGTTtcactcagatttttcttcCAACCTTTGTCACACTTTTGGTTTATCCTTGAGTAAACGTTTAATGTCATCATTAACACTTCCTCAGTTTATTCCTTCTTGAGAATCACTTCCTTCTTGACTAGTTCCCTTCAATGACAAGTCTTGTTTCATTCTGATGTGACGCCAACGCGTTGGCAATTATAGTTGCGTTACGACTGTTGGCAGTGTTTTCCTTTTGTTGCTCTGAACTTGACAGCTGGCCTTTGTTTCAGCCTCGAAAGTGGAAACACTGGGGCAAACCAATTGCCTCTGGAAATGAATAGAGCACTGTCATCTAGTTTACATGCCACTGTTGCTAGAATTAGGTTAgagataaacataaaaaaaagtgcaatcaaGCTAATTTTGGGACTGGCTGGTGAGGTTATACCAATCCGCTCCCCTGAATTAATCTGGGGTAAACTCTGGCAAATAAGTATCAGTGGTTAGAAGATTGTGCGTGGTAATATGTCGCTATTGTGGGTTGAATGTGTCTCTCTCACCGTTTGGGCTTTTAAACTCTTTCTTTGTGTTAtgtacatgttctccccattaTGTCTCCATTGGGCGTGAcctcttcccacattccaaaaacacaagCTCTTAATTGTTGTTGGTGGTGAAGGATTTATTCGCGAGTGTCCAGTGGTTTGCAGAAAATAAGGCCAGTTTGTTATTGGGCACTTCTAACCTGAATTCCACTGCTGAGCTTTTACCCTGATGATTGCAAATAAATCAGTTGAAATTTGCAATTTAACGGTTACTTAGAGGTCATTATCAGTAATGTtgtacagtgatacctcgagatacgagcttaattcgttccgggactgagctcgtatgtcgatattctcgtaactcgaacaaacgtttcccattttaatgaactaaaaatgaattaattcgttccaatcctctggaaaaaaaacaaaataaatggatattggattgaaaaaaaatgttttatttcttctaattcgccatctattaacaaagtaacataactagtggtttaatattactaaaatgtgtttaatagtcctaattatacagatttcaaaGGCGGGGGAaaaagagacggacagagaaaAGGGGGCGGgctgctttttttgcaaagcaacACGCTAGTTTAATAAcataaacaattttaaataaacttgaattacgatgcagacatactcagaaataaatttaatctaaccttacagtATCTAcatataattatttgctcgaaaatttactcgtatcctGAAATGTTTGTATGTCGGGTGtacatatgtcgaggtaccactgtatgtggacaatacttttaaaaaatcacattgcTTTCTACAGTCTCCAGATAAGCAGAGAGCGCTGGAGGAGACCAAGAACTACACCACTCAGTCCCTGGCCAGCGTGGCCTACCTGATCAACACGCTGGCCAACAATGTCTTGCAGATGCTGGATATCCAGGCTTCCCAGCTACGCCGCATGGAGTCTTCCATCAACCACATTTCTCAGGTAGGCTATGGACTCCTGACATGCAGATAATTGCATACTGAAAAGGGACCAGGCCACGCCTCAAAGAAATCACCTaacttaaaaaagaagaagaaaaaaacaggtcaaatgtatacagaaaagaaaaaagaaaatcctctAACCTTGCCTTTTAAGCTTTAAGTGGACCAAGTCctcttaaaaataaacacatctGATATACTCCGGGATAACCATTTTCAGTGCTAGCCCTTTGATATAGCACACTGTAGCAATCAAAACGGTCACATTGGTAATAAAAACGGTATGTAGATTACAGTTTTTAagcaaatgaccaaaaatttATTTGACACCAAAATTTAGGCCCTTAACATTTGCTGAAAGAAAACTTTCTTGTTGAATCGCAACACAAAAGAAAGTGATTCCTAAGTTTTATCTGCATACGTTGAATTGAGTGCACTTTCAGAACACGGCCAATTACGATTAGAACCAATGTAAGAAAACATATTCCTTTATTCAGACGGTGGACATCCACAAAGAGAAGGTGGCCAGGCGAGAGATTGGCATCCTCACAACCAACAAGAACACGTCTCGCACACACAAGATCATTGCTCCAGCTAATCCTGAGAGGCCAGTGCGCTATGTCCGCAAGCCTGTTGACTACAGCATACTAGATGACATGGGCCATGGAGTCAAGGtaaattcaaaaaagaaaatgaaaacatcCTTTTACATTTCAAACTTACATTGGAAATGCACGTGTCCAATAAAAAGTTTCTGCTGTGCCTTGCTATGGACTTGTCTTGAGTGACTTCTTACTCAATTTCAATGAAGTGTAGTTTCTTGTAATCGACACCCTTGAAATTTGATTACGGTTAAACGACCATATTTATTAATCTATCTATTGTGTGACAATGGTACCCATTTTCATCATAGTTGGTCTTTATTAATTATTTCgcttttgtattgtatttctctttctttttctctcaccAGCAGTTGATGTTCATATTGGCATACTTTTTAAATGGGAATTTCAAaagcttttgacatttttaaaagaaaacaaaagaaatcacATTGGGGCAGTGAATTTCCTCATTTCTATTGCGTACTAATTTGATGatttctttctctttgtttcTCTCTCTGCTCGCCTTATTTAATCTTTGTAATCAACTGTAGTGGTTGCAAAGGTTTAAGGTAAGATTTTCAAAACCAGCCCCGCAACGAAGAAACAATGTTCAATTTTGGAATGCTGATTTGTGTTGGTGTTTTTGTGATTGTTGCTGTGGTTGTTATTAAGGAGTAGTTTGATATTTTGCGATGACAAGTCTTTAAGATGGATTTAAGCAGTCGTAAATTTGAATTGATCATTTCGGGTTTCAAACAGATTCACAATGTCTAACGActcctttttaaaacaaattgtatataaaaaaaaaaacatgcaaatatgaAACCTTTCCTAACACTTGTCTGTTTGTGTAGGCAAGTGCTCAGAGCATGAAAGTTGGTGGTGGAGGTGGACTGCCTCGCACAAACCCTCCAACACAGAAGCCGCCCAGCCCACCTATGAGCGGGAAAGGGACCCTTGGGTGCGTAATCCTTCTCAGTGTGCAGTGATAAACATGTTTTGTATTTGTGATCTTGTTTCTGCTCCCTTGTCTTGGCTGTCAAAGTTGATTTCAATACAGATGCCAGGAGGGTGACATTCTGCCCGTTGACTCTaggataaaaaaatcaaaacagggAATTTCAAAGTGTAGTTGTGTGCATACGCTTCCACACACATTTTGcaagtaaaatttaaaaaatcgggatcttattttttttctttatagatGTTTTCTGTCAAACTGTTGAATGTGTTTCTCTAATCCTGACGTGGTGTCTGATCTTGCATCGTAAATATTCTCTGTTTTTGTCACTTTGGGGACATTCCTATGTCTCAGGCGCTATTCATATCACTGTGGCTGTTCTTAGGAATTGTCTGCTGGATTTGTGAGTGGCTCTGTCCCATCTGCTCAGTGACGTTTCTCTTTGTGTTTATGTCTGCAAAAAGCATGCCACCACACCTACACCTTCATGATGGATTCGACTCTGCAGTCTTGggttaaccctttatagggccgtcacttaactcattggctgccattgaaaacGCCAGACGTCTAAtctgttttgactgggagggttgacagCGATCATTCGTAGCCATTGTGTCAGTGCATTTCCATCAAACCGGATGTTGATTCTTGTCGCTGGTGGGAAATTAGTTTaatgctcaaaaaaaaaaatatatcaaattatTAGGAGGcctaaatacagtatatttcttttttttccgggtTTTAACATGTGTTGGTGTAGTTAttcaaaaagtataaaaaaaatacaattatgattaacaataaaacaacaatagaATTATAATTGATCCCTGGCATCGACATTTTGGGGCATGTATGTAGGTCCAAGTTTTAACATTACATAATGCGTTTACAAGCCTTCTTGGGGATGCAGTTTATatacatttaatgtatttatacatCTTCAAAAGGCATGCCTTCCACTGTAAAGGGTTCAAGACTGACATTTGGAATTTCTTTTGGATTTCCCTTAGTTATGTTTGTGATCAGCTTAACCACACATGGCTGTCCATATTTCTCATAGCAACATATTGCCATGGCAGCGCATCTTCACACTTAAGCAGCCACCTCTCCTTTTTAAGAATTTTAGCTGTCACTTAAAATACAGTGTCACTTATTATATTCTTATCCTGGGATAGCTGCATGCTATGTACCGAGAGATTTGAAAGCATTCGACGCAATCTGTTTCAGGCAGCCAAGTGCTGCTTTGGTTCTGCACAGCTGTTGCTATCTGCGGATTCTCCCCAGCCAGCCCTAATGTTCCATCTGTCATTCCCCGTTTTCTTTAAGTTTGCACTTGTTTGTTTCCCCACTTTCCCCCTTCCCCTGTTCCACAATTCTCTGTGGATGTCCCTCCACCCCACCCAACTCCTGACCCTCTCACAGGCGACACTCCCCATATAGGACGCTCGAGCCGGTGCGTCCTCCCGTTGTCCCTAACGACTACGTCTCGAGCCCGACGCGCAACATGGCGCACCCCCTGCAGAGCCCAGCACGCAATGCATCTGTTAATCAGAGGAACCGCACGTACAGGTACCCCCTCCCCCCTTCCCAGCATGCCTCACTACCGTGTCCAAACTGCCCCTGTTGCGCTAGCCCCAGGCCTTTAGTCCTCTCCCGTCTTGCACACCAACCCGACCCACCACTGAAAAGTCCTTCTTTGGAGTCCTATTTTAACCTTCGTTTCCCCAAGTATTTTTCACATGGCGAATACCCAGACTGGCATAATCTGTAcagaaatgtatacaatatcaAGACACGATGTCCTTCTTAAGACAAAACTTTTAGCGAGGCTGATTGATGACCGAAAATGTGTATTGCGTAAAAAAGGTTTTGAACCTTTTGAGCCTCACCCATCCTCATCTCACTGCAACTCTGCTTTTCTGCTATAGCCGTGCGTCATTTCTTGTCTTTTGTGTGCTCACATTGCCAAGTGTCATTGTTAGGCTGCTTTCGATATCCACGATATCACCGCAGTGTGCTTCTCCGTGATGCTTTGTGCTGTAGTAAAAGCCCCAAGCATAGTGACACAAGTTGAATTTGAGAAGGCGGCGGCGGGTGTGATAGCGAGCGTTGTCCTTGCCCTGATGTCTTTGCTGACCCACCACCAGCAGCGGGAGCAGTGGAGGCAGCCACCCCAGCAGTAGTCGCAGCAGCAGCCGGGAGAACAGCGGCAGCGGCAGTGTGGGTGTGCCCATCGCCGTGCCTACACCAGCACCGCCGACAGCCTTCCCAGGTACGTCTTTTGAGTTTCTGCTCCTAACAATCGACTAAACTGCTCAGTGACAGGCTTCTGCAGTCTATAGACCAAATGACTGATGAGAATGTGAATGATTCCTGAGTATTGTAGAACATTCCTCCTCTATCCCTCACCCTTCTTTTCTTGTCTTCTCCCTTCCTCTCAATTTTTTCGTAAACCTACACCTCACTCCCAGTCCCTGTCCAATCCAATGCGACTAAACCTACACCCAACACTGCCACCACCCCTGGTCACATACCCCCTGTCCTTGATGGCCCCCCTCAAGCCTCTAACCTACCTATCGAGATCCCGCATgtgcccccaccccctccccagCTCCCCACCTCCACAGCCCCCGCTGGCACAGGACCCACTGCTTATGGAAACTCCGTACAAGGTGAGTTGAACCCAGTGTGGAAAGAGCCCCTACCACCCACCCATCATCTCCTTGATCCATACGCAGCTGTAAAATTCACATCATTAAGGAAAATTAATTGTAGAAGCTCTGTAGAGCACATGTGTTGGAACTGCATGCCTGGCCTCTCCATGGTTCCGCTACTTATTTTCAACCTTCACAACAACTCTGTTGTCATGGTGATGTATTGCGCATGCAAATTCAGCCTTTCTTTGGTTGTGCCAGCACTTTTATTGTGTTGTGTGATTATTGCctagttgagtttttttttctttcctcgaAAGCCCTCAAGACAAAACATGGTCTGAATATACACTTTCCAACAGGTGCGCCTCAGTTCTACAGCATGAACCGCCCAGCGCAGCATCCACAGAACACCAACGTGGGAGGCTCACTGCCGTACCGCCGGCCCTCATCTGTCACTGGTCAACCTAACACGGTACCTAATCAAAACCAGCTCAACGGTGGACCCCACTTTGTCCAAAATCAaggtaaaaacaatatttcatttgtgAACAACCTGGTTTATTGGATGTCTAATAAAACTATTCCAAGAgcggccacagtgggtgcaggtttttgttccaatttatCCTTCACGGTCATGGGGGGTTTCATTTGAAACAAGTAGTACCTGACCTTAATCAACTGATTACCCTTTTAAGACAACAcgttggtgaaaatgtgtcctctttatcggttggaaagaaaacctgcacccaccgtGGCTCTAGAGGACAGCTTTGGACACCCATGGTCTAAACTCTAAAAGATGGTGTCCAAATCCATATTTCTATTATACAGGGCACCGAACAATAAGATGGTTTTTATTTATATGAAATTGAATATGCCCGGACATGACTGTGGAAATTGTGAATGTGGGGAACATTATAAACATCTTACATCTATTATTTTAAAAGGATACAATGCAGTACGTTGAAATGACCTCAAAGTATTTTGGCTCCGTCCCCCTCCTTTTCTATCTTTCAATACTCAATTGCAGGCCCACTTgcg is from Stigmatopora nigra isolate UIUO_SnigA chromosome 1, RoL_Snig_1.1, whole genome shotgun sequence and encodes:
- the abi2b gene encoding abl interactor 2b isoform X5 gives rise to the protein MAELQMLLEEEIPAGRSALLDSFTNLERVAEYCESNYVQSPDKQRALEETKNYTTQSLASVAYLINTLANNVLQMLDIQASQLRRMESSINHISQTVDIHKEKVARREIGILTTNKNTSRTHKIIAPANPERPVRYVRKPVDYSILDDMGHGVKWLQRFKASAQSMKVGGGGGLPRTNPPTQKPPSPPMSGKGTLGRHSPYRTLEPVRPPVVPNDYVSSPTRNMAHPLQSPARNASVNQRNRTYSSGSSGGSHPSSSRSSSRENSGSGSVGVPIAVPTPAPPTAFPVPVQSNATKPTPNTATTPGHIPPVLDGPPQASNLPIEIPHVPPPPPQLPTSTAPAGTGPTAYGNSVQGAPQFYSMNRPAQHPQNTNVGGSLPYRRPSSVTGQPNTVPNQNQLNGGPHFVQNQVSDVPPPPPLADEPVFDDPTPPPPPPEDYEDDEEEEESAVVEYSDPYAEEDPPWAPRSYLEKVVAIYDYSRDKEDELSFQEGAIIYVIKKNDDGWYEGVMNGTTGLFPGNYVESIMHYAD
- the abi2b gene encoding abl interactor 2b isoform X10 is translated as MAELQMLLEEEIPAGRSALLDSFTNLERVAEYCESNYVQSPDKQRALEETKNYTTQSLASVAYLINTLANNVLQMLDIQASQLRRMESSINHISQTVDIHKEKVARREIGILTTNKNTSRTHKIIAPANPERPVRYVRKPVDYSILDDMGHGVKWLQRFKASAQSMKVGGGGGLPRTNPPTQKPPSPPMSGKGTLGRHSPYRTLEPVRPPVVPNDYVSSPTRNMAHPLQSPARNASVNQRNRTYSSGSSGGSHPSSSRSSSRENSGSGSVGVPIAVPTPAPPTAFPGAPQFYSMNRPAQHPQNTNVGGSLPYRRPSSVTGQPNTVPNQNQLNGGPHFVQNQGPLAPPPPSMQITPQLPLMGFVARVQETISDVPPPPPLADEPVFDDPTPPPPPPEDYEDDEEEEESAVVEYSDPYAEEDPPWAPRSYLEKVVAIYDYSRDKEDELSFQEGAIIYVIKKNDDGWYEGVMNGTTGLFPGNYVESIMHYAD
- the abi2b gene encoding abl interactor 2b isoform X8; its protein translation is MAELQMLLEEEIPAGRSALLDSFTNLERVAEYCESNYVQSPDKQRALEETKNYTTQSLASVAYLINTLANNVLQMLDIQASQLRRMESSINHISQTVDIHKEKVARREIGILTTNKNTSRTHKIIAPANPERPVRYVRKPVDYSILDDMGHGVKASAQSMKVGGGGGLPRTNPPTQKPPSPPMSGKGTLGSGSSGGSHPSSSRSSSRENSGSGSVGVPIAVPTPAPPTAFPVPVQSNATKPTPNTATTPGHIPPVLDGPPQASNLPIEIPHVPPPPPQLPTSTAPAGTGPTAYGNSVQGAPQFYSMNRPAQHPQNTNVGGSLPYRRPSSVTGQPNTVPNQNQLNGGPHFVQNQGPLAPPPPSMQITPQLPLMGFVARVQETISDVPPPPPLADEPVFDDPTPPPPPPEDYEDDEEEEESAVVEYSDPYAEEDPPWAPRSYLEKVVAIYDYSRDKEDELSFQEGAIIYVIKKNDDGWYEGVMNGTTGLFPGNYVESIMHYAD
- the abi2b gene encoding abl interactor 2b isoform X13 → MAELQMLLEEEIPAGRSALLDSFTNLERVAEYCESNYVQSPDKQRALEETKNYTTQSLASVAYLINTLANNVLQMLDIQASQLRRMESSINHISQTVDIHKEKVARREIGILTTNKNTSRTHKIIAPANPERPVRYVRKPVDYSILDDMGHGVKASAQSMKVGGGGGLPRTNPPTQKPPSPPMSGKGTLGRHSPYRTLEPVRPPVVPNDYVSSPTRNMAHPLQSPARNASVNQRNRTYSGSSGGSHPSSSRSSSRENSGSGSVGVPIAVPTPAPPTAFPGAPQFYSMNRPAQHPQNTNVGGSLPYRRPSSVTGQPNTVPNQNQLNGGPHFVQNQGPLAPPPPSMQITPQLPLMGFVARVQETISDVPPPPPLADEPVFDDPTPPPPPPEDYEDDEEEEESAVVEYSDPYAEEDPPWAPRSYLEKVVAIYDYSRDKEDELSFQEGAIIYVIKKNDDGWYEGVMNGTTGLFPGNYVESIMHYAD
- the abi2b gene encoding abl interactor 2b isoform X18: MAELQMLLEEEIPAGRSALLDSFTNLERVAEYCESNYVQSPDKQRALEETKNYTTQSLASVAYLINTLANNVLQMLDIQASQLRRMESSINHISQTVDIHKEKVARREIGILTTNKNTSRTHKIIAPANPERPVRYVRKPVDYSILDDMGHGVKWLQRFKASAQSMKVGGGGGLPRTNPPTQKPPSPPMSGKGTLGGSSGGSHPSSSRSSSRENSGSGSVGVPIAVPTPAPPTAFPGAPQFYSMNRPAQHPQNTNVGGSLPYRRPSSVTGQPNTVPNQNQLNGGPHFVQNQGPLAPPPPSMQITPQLPLMGFVARVQETISDVPPPPPLADEPVFDDPTPPPPPPEDYEDDEEEEESAVVEYSDPYAEEDPPWAPRSYLEKVVAIYDYSRDKEDELSFQEGAIIYVIKKNDDGWYEGVMNGTTGLFPGNYVESIMHYAD
- the abi2b gene encoding abl interactor 2b isoform X20, producing the protein MAELQMLLEEEIPAGRSALLDSFTNLERVAEYCESNYVQSPDKQRALEETKNYTTQSLASVAYLINTLANNVLQMLDIQASQLRRMESSINHISQTVDIHKEKVARREIGILTTNKNTSRTHKIIAPANPERPVRYVRKPVDYSILDDMGHGVKASAQSMKVGGGGGLPRTNPPTQKPPSPPMSGKGTLGSGSSGGSHPSSSRSSSRENSGSGSVGVPIAVPTPAPPTAFPGAPQFYSMNRPAQHPQNTNVGGSLPYRRPSSVTGQPNTVPNQNQLNGGPHFVQNQVSDVPPPPPLADEPVFDDPTPPPPPPEDYEDDEEEEESAVVEYSDPYAEEDPPWAPRSYLEKVVAIYDYSRDKEDELSFQEGAIIYVIKKNDDGWYEGVMNGTTGLFPGNYVESIMHYAD
- the abi2b gene encoding abl interactor 2b isoform X17, which encodes MAELQMLLEEEIPAGRSALLDSFTNLERVAEYCESNYVQSPDKQRALEETKNYTTQSLASVAYLINTLANNVLQMLDIQASQLRRMESSINHISQTVDIHKEKVARREIGILTTNKNTSRTHKIIAPANPERPVRYVRKPVDYSILDDMGHGVKWLQRFKASAQSMKVGGGGGLPRTNPPTQKPPSPPMSGKGTLGSGSSGGSHPSSSRSSSRENSGSGSVGVPIAVPTPAPPTAFPGAPQFYSMNRPAQHPQNTNVGGSLPYRRPSSVTGQPNTVPNQNQLNGGPHFVQNQGPLAPPPPSMQITPQLPLMGFVARVQETISDVPPPPPLADEPVFDDPTPPPPPPEDYEDDEEEEESAVVEYSDPYAEEDPPWAPRSYLEKVVAIYDYSRDKEDELSFQEGAIIYVIKKNDDGWYEGVMNGTTGLFPGNYVESIMHYAD
- the abi2b gene encoding abl interactor 2b isoform X19, which produces MAELQMLLEEEIPAGRSALLDSFTNLERVAEYCESNYVQSPDKQRALEETKNYTTQSLASVAYLINTLANNVLQMLDIQASQLRRMESSINHISQTVDIHKEKVARREIGILTTNKNTSRTHKIIAPANPERPVRYVRKPVDYSILDDMGHGVKASAQSMKVGGGGGLPRTNPPTQKPPSPPMSGKGTLGSGSSGGSHPSSSRSSSRENSGSGSVGVPIAVPTPAPPTAFPGAPQFYSMNRPAQHPQNTNVGGSLPYRRPSSVTGQPNTVPNQNQLNGGPHFVQNQGPLAPPPPSMQITPQLPLMGFVARVQETISDVPPPPPLADEPVFDDPTPPPPPPEDYEDDEEEEESAVVEYSDPYAEEDPPWAPRSYLEKVVAIYDYSRDKEDELSFQEGAIIYVIKKNDDGWYEGVMNGTTGLFPGNYVESIMHYAD
- the abi2b gene encoding abl interactor 2b isoform X14 — encoded protein: MAELQMLLEEEIPAGRSALLDSFTNLERVAEYCESNYVQSPDKQRALEETKNYTTQSLASVAYLINTLANNVLQMLDIQASQLRRMESSINHISQTVDIHKEKVARREIGILTTNKNTSRTHKIIAPANPERPVRYVRKPVDYSILDDMGHGVKWLQRFKASAQSMKVGGGGGLPRTNPPTQKPPSPPMSGKGTLGRHSPYRTLEPVRPPVVPNDYVSSPTRNMAHPLQSPARNASVNQRNRTYSSGSSGGSHPSSSRSSSRENSGSGSVGVPIAVPTPAPPTAFPGAPQFYSMNRPAQHPQNTNVGGSLPYRRPSSVTGQPNTVPNQNQLNGGPHFVQNQVSDVPPPPPLADEPVFDDPTPPPPPPEDYEDDEEEEESAVVEYSDPYAEEDPPWAPRSYLEKVVAIYDYSRDKEDELSFQEGAIIYVIKKNDDGWYEGVMNGTTGLFPGNYVESIMHYAD
- the abi2b gene encoding abl interactor 2b isoform X21, whose protein sequence is MAELQMLLEEEIPAGRSALLDSFTNLERVAEYCESNYVQSPDKQRALEETKNYTTQSLASVAYLINTLANNVLQMLDIQASQLRRMESSINHISQTVDIHKEKVARREIGILTTNKNTSRTHKIIAPANPERPVRYVRKPVDYSILDDMGHGVKWLQRFKASAQSMKVGGGGGLPRTNPPTQKPPSPPMSGKGTLGSGSSGGSHPSSSRSSSRENSGSGSVGVPIAVPTPAPPTAFPVPVQSNATKPTPNTATTPGHIPPVLDGPPQASNLPIEIPHVPPPPPQLPTSTAPAGTGPTAYGNSVQGAPQFYSMNRPAQHPQNTNVGGSLPYRRPSSVTGQPNTVPNQNQLNGGPHFVQNQVSDVPPPPPLADEPVFDDPTPPPPPPEDYEDDEEEEESAVVEYSDPYAEEDPPWAPRSYLEKVVAIYDYSRDKEDELSFQEGAIIYVIKKNDDGWYEGVMNGTTGLFPGNYVESIMHYAD
- the abi2b gene encoding abl interactor 2b isoform X11 codes for the protein MAELQMLLEEEIPAGRSALLDSFTNLERVAEYCESNYVQSPDKQRALEETKNYTTQSLASVAYLINTLANNVLQMLDIQASQLRRMESSINHISQTVDIHKEKVARREIGILTTNKNTSRTHKIIAPANPERPVRYVRKPVDYSILDDMGHGVKWLQRFKASAQSMKVGGGGGLPRTNPPTQKPPSPPMSGKGTLGRHSPYRTLEPVRPPVVPNDYVSSPTRNMAHPLQSPARNASVNQRNRTYSGSSGGSHPSSSRSSSRENSGSGSVGVPIAVPTPAPPTAFPGAPQFYSMNRPAQHPQNTNVGGSLPYRRPSSVTGQPNTVPNQNQLNGGPHFVQNQGPLAPPPPSMQITPQLPLMGFVARVQETISDVPPPPPLADEPVFDDPTPPPPPPEDYEDDEEEEESAVVEYSDPYAEEDPPWAPRSYLEKVVAIYDYSRDKEDELSFQEGAIIYVIKKNDDGWYEGVMNGTTGLFPGNYVESIMHYAD